The proteins below are encoded in one region of Streptomyces marianii:
- a CDS encoding DUF5667 domain-containing protein, protein MIANVSAHRRANAFAQDLENQTLRGTAAEQPESSAEPAEQGQLLALANGLGELPKPELDPDVKVVQRAQLVAAMEAMFAEGSASRSPTVPEQRSSRRGAHRASPLRKLRPRSRWAKGLAAGGLTVGVAAGAFGGVAAASSDALPGDSLYGLKRGMEDLRLGMADDDADRGGLYLDQASTRLNEVRRLMERGRAGELDTESVNEVRRTLSGMRHDASEGHRLLHQAYERDGSLGPIATLSSFATSHRDVWNGLRGRLPAQLTDVGDEVSSVFDAIDQEVGPLRSLLPRAPEGERRGSSRPGSSPQDSSSSSETYPSAPSLPSVGSSTADQLPQPSGSGAVEDDQLIGGNTGGLLNPPQNSASPSPSGGLSDPAAPVPDVTIPPLLPGLLPGLGLDTEDSP, encoded by the coding sequence GTGATCGCGAACGTTTCGGCGCACCGGCGGGCGAACGCCTTCGCCCAGGACCTGGAGAACCAGACGCTCCGGGGCACGGCGGCCGAGCAGCCCGAGAGTTCGGCCGAGCCGGCCGAACAGGGGCAGCTGTTGGCCTTGGCGAACGGCCTCGGCGAGCTGCCGAAGCCGGAGTTGGATCCCGATGTCAAAGTGGTGCAGCGAGCCCAGCTCGTGGCCGCCATGGAAGCCATGTTCGCGGAGGGCTCCGCGTCCAGGAGCCCTACCGTTCCGGAGCAGCGGAGCTCCCGCCGCGGTGCCCATCGGGCCTCCCCGCTCCGGAAACTCCGTCCGCGCTCCCGGTGGGCCAAGGGCCTCGCGGCCGGCGGACTGACCGTAGGGGTGGCCGCCGGCGCCTTCGGCGGTGTGGCGGCCGCCAGCTCGGACGCCCTCCCCGGTGACTCCCTCTACGGGCTGAAACGGGGCATGGAGGATCTGAGACTCGGTATGGCCGACGACGACGCGGACCGCGGCGGGCTCTACCTCGACCAGGCCTCGACCCGGCTGAACGAGGTCCGTCGCCTCATGGAGCGCGGGCGTGCGGGCGAGCTGGACACCGAGTCGGTGAACGAGGTCAGACGCACCCTCAGCGGCATGCGCCACGACGCCTCCGAAGGTCACCGGCTGCTGCACCAGGCGTACGAGCGGGACGGCTCGCTGGGCCCCATCGCCACCCTTTCCTCCTTCGCGACCAGCCACCGCGACGTGTGGAACGGGCTGCGGGGCAGGCTGCCCGCCCAGCTCACGGACGTCGGCGACGAGGTGAGTTCGGTCTTCGACGCCATAGACCAGGAGGTCGGTCCGCTCCGGTCGCTGTTGCCCCGTGCCCCAGAGGGGGAGCGGCGGGGTTCCAGTCGGCCCGGATCGTCCCCGCAGGACTCCTCGAGCTCCTCGGAGACGTACCCGTCGGCGCCCTCCCTGCCGTCCGTCGGCAGCTCGACCGCCGACCAGCTGCCGCAGCCGTCCGGATCGGGCGCGGTGGAGGACGACCAGCTGATCGGGGGCAACACGGGCGGGCTGCTCAACCCCCCGCAGAACAGCGCCTCACCGTCACCGTCCGGCGGACTCTCGGACCCGGCTGCGCCCGTGCCGGACGTGACGATCCCGCCGTTGCTGCCGGGGCTGCTGCCCGGCCTGGGCCTCGACACCGAGGACAGTCCGTAG
- a CDS encoding lysophospholipid acyltransferase family protein yields MADAKVIPFDDDRSRNGAPQRSVRRRAGSGRRKSVAESARDIPVGSVPGQLGGERAVPRNASVGGGTGAPGQSARPPRGSGAVGADIGWDQRIAGGLAFLRRRLTGDYDVDEFGYDEELTDQVLMSLLRPLYAKYFRVEVKGIENIPSDGGALVVANHSGTLPLDGLMMQVAVHDNHPAGRHLRLLAADLVFVLPVINELARKAGHTLACTEDAERLLQGGEVVGVMPEGFKGIGKPFSERYKLQRFGRGGFVSTALRAGVPIVPCSIVGAEEIYPMIGNAKTLARLLGFPYFPITPTFPWLGPLGAMPLPTKWTIQFGEPIPTDGYPPEAAEDPMLMFNLTDQVREQIQHTLYKLLVQRRSVFF; encoded by the coding sequence ATGGCGGACGCCAAGGTCATTCCGTTCGACGACGACCGGTCGCGCAACGGCGCACCTCAGCGGTCGGTGCGGCGCCGCGCCGGATCGGGCCGGCGGAAATCCGTGGCCGAGTCGGCGCGTGATATCCCGGTCGGTTCCGTGCCCGGGCAGCTGGGTGGGGAGCGGGCGGTGCCGAGGAACGCCTCGGTCGGTGGCGGTACGGGCGCGCCCGGGCAGTCCGCGCGGCCGCCGCGCGGTTCCGGGGCTGTCGGCGCCGACATCGGCTGGGACCAGCGCATCGCGGGCGGACTGGCGTTTCTGCGCCGCCGGCTCACCGGTGACTACGACGTCGACGAGTTCGGCTACGACGAGGAACTCACCGACCAGGTGCTGATGTCGTTGCTGCGACCGCTGTACGCGAAGTACTTCCGGGTCGAGGTGAAGGGCATCGAGAACATTCCCTCGGACGGCGGGGCGCTGGTCGTGGCCAACCACTCGGGGACGCTGCCGCTGGACGGGCTGATGATGCAGGTCGCCGTTCACGACAACCACCCGGCCGGGAGGCATCTGCGGCTGCTCGCCGCGGACCTCGTCTTCGTGCTGCCGGTGATAAACGAACTGGCGCGCAAGGCCGGGCACACATTGGCGTGCACGGAGGACGCGGAACGCCTGCTGCAGGGCGGCGAGGTCGTCGGGGTGATGCCGGAGGGCTTCAAGGGCATCGGCAAGCCCTTCAGCGAGCGCTACAAGCTCCAGCGCTTCGGGCGGGGCGGTTTCGTCTCGACGGCGCTTCGGGCGGGCGTGCCGATCGTGCCCTGCTCGATCGTCGGGGCCGAGGAGATCTATCCGATGATCGGCAACGCGAAAACGCTCGCGCGGTTGCTGGGGTTCCCGTATTTCCCGATCACTCCGACATTCCCGTGGCTCGGGCCGCTGGGCGCGATGCCGCTGCCGACGAAGTGGACGATTCAGTTCGGGGAACCGATTCCGACGGACGGCTATCCGCCGGAGGCGGCGGAGGACCCGATGCTGATGTTCAATCTCACCGACCAGGTGCGGGAGCAGATCCAGCACACGCTGTACAAGCTGCTGGTTCAGCGGCGGTCCGTCTTCTTCTGA
- a CDS encoding NAD-dependent epimerase/dehydratase family protein has translation MGKVVLVTGVARQLGGRFVRRIQRDPEVARVVGVDAVTPEHRLGGADFVRADIRQPAIARVLAEHDVDTVVHLDVTGTPLGSGGRTAVKETNVIGTMQLLGACQKSPTVRRLVVKSSTSVYGSASRDPAVFTETTPPKSLPSGGFAKDAVEVEGYVRGFARRRPDVAVCVLRFANILGPRADSPLADYFSLPVMPTVLGYDPRLQFVHEDDVVDVLRIASHEPRRGTLNSGTFNIAGDGVLLLSQCSRRLGRPTVPVLLPAVTWVGSALRTVGITDFSPEQIRLLTHGRVVSTVQMRETLGFDPVYTTAETFADFARSRGPGLLPPEALARAVDKVAALSTAGGATPQSAG, from the coding sequence TTGGGCAAGGTCGTGCTTGTCACCGGTGTGGCCCGGCAACTCGGGGGCCGCTTCGTACGCCGCATCCAGCGGGACCCCGAAGTGGCACGGGTGGTGGGCGTCGACGCGGTGACTCCCGAGCACCGTCTCGGCGGAGCCGATTTCGTACGGGCCGACATCCGGCAGCCCGCCATAGCGCGCGTCCTTGCCGAGCACGACGTGGACACCGTGGTCCATCTCGACGTCACGGGCACACCGCTCGGGTCCGGGGGCCGTACGGCGGTCAAGGAGACCAACGTCATCGGCACCATGCAGCTGCTCGGTGCGTGCCAGAAGTCGCCGACCGTCCGGCGCCTGGTCGTCAAGTCCAGTACGAGCGTGTACGGCTCCGCCTCGCGTGACCCGGCCGTCTTCACCGAGACCACGCCCCCCAAGTCCCTGCCGAGCGGTGGCTTCGCCAAGGACGCGGTCGAGGTCGAGGGGTACGTACGCGGCTTCGCGCGCCGCAGGCCGGATGTGGCGGTGTGCGTGCTGCGCTTCGCCAACATCCTCGGACCGCGTGCCGATTCGCCGCTGGCGGACTACTTCTCGCTGCCCGTCATGCCGACCGTCCTGGGCTACGACCCCCGGCTGCAGTTCGTCCACGAGGACGACGTCGTCGACGTGCTGCGGATCGCCTCCCACGAGCCCCGCCGCGGCACGCTGAACAGCGGCACGTTCAACATCGCGGGCGACGGCGTGCTGCTGCTGTCGCAGTGCTCGCGGAGACTCGGCCGGCCCACGGTACCGGTGCTGCTGCCGGCCGTGACCTGGGTCGGTTCGGCGCTGCGGACGGTCGGCATCACCGACTTCTCGCCGGAGCAGATCCGGCTCCTCACGCACGGCCGGGTGGTCAGCACCGTGCAGATGCGCGAGACACTGGGCTTCGACCCCGTCTACACGACCGCGGAGACGTTCGCGGACTTCGCGCGCAGCCGCGGGCCCGGCCTGCTGCCGCCGGAGGCCCTGGCAAGGGCGGTCGACAAGGTCGCCGCGCTGTCGACGGCAGGTGGCGCCACCCCTCAGAGCGCCGGATAA
- a CDS encoding 30S ribosomal protein bS22 → MGSVIKKRRKRMAKKKHRKLLKRTRVQRRNKK, encoded by the coding sequence GTGGGCTCTGTTATCAAGAAGCGGCGCAAGCGGATGGCGAAGAAGAAGCACCGCAAGCTGCTCAAGCGCACGCGCGTTCAGCGTCGCAACAAGAAGTAA
- a CDS encoding helix-turn-helix domain-containing protein codes for MAAGERPLNEVKFLTVAEVASVMRVSKMTVYRLVHSGHLPAIRVGRSFRVPEQAVHEYLRESFVGVESA; via the coding sequence ATGGCTGCTGGCGAAAGGCCTCTCAACGAGGTCAAGTTCCTGACCGTGGCGGAAGTCGCCTCGGTGATGCGCGTGTCGAAGATGACCGTGTACCGCTTGGTACACAGCGGTCATCTGCCGGCGATCCGGGTGGGCAGGTCCTTCCGGGTCCCGGAGCAAGCGGTTCACGAGTACCTCCGGGAATCCTTTGTGGGGGTCGAATCGGCCTGA
- a CDS encoding phosphatase: MLSRGALRAHLLAARLAGPVATSRERSLRSYRLFAARDPRATLGLDPERGWSERDLIRLMADRCGVSGDPAHVSGQDVIDPERTLSGLDAFAGRLAAVAERCGSVLFGTGHPHRLLGFYASLADALSAAGCLVLTPAQGRCVDITTRFGVRTHTIDYVRGVAMVREPGACEPGSATGVHTHSPLPVRAALEGVAESGDPLPELVVGDHGWVCGAGQLGFETIGLADTDDPALFVGEAEGYVSVVVPLDDAVRSDYYQPLTRYVLNRACLSQ; the protein is encoded by the coding sequence GTGTTGAGCAGAGGGGCGCTGCGGGCGCATCTGTTGGCGGCGCGGCTGGCCGGCCCCGTGGCGACGTCCCGGGAGCGGAGCCTGCGGAGCTACCGGCTGTTCGCGGCGCGGGATCCCAGGGCCACGCTCGGGCTCGATCCCGAACGGGGCTGGAGCGAGCGGGACCTGATCAGGTTGATGGCGGACAGGTGCGGGGTCTCCGGGGACCCGGCGCATGTTTCCGGTCAGGACGTCATCGACCCGGAGCGCACGTTGAGCGGGCTCGACGCGTTCGCCGGGCGGTTGGCGGCGGTCGCGGAACGGTGCGGGAGCGTGCTGTTCGGGACCGGGCATCCGCACCGGCTGCTTGGGTTCTACGCCTCGCTGGCAGACGCCCTGTCGGCGGCGGGCTGTCTCGTTCTCACACCCGCGCAGGGGCGATGTGTCGACATAACGACCCGGTTCGGTGTACGCACGCACACCATCGACTACGTACGGGGAGTCGCGATGGTGCGGGAGCCCGGAGCGTGTGAGCCGGGGAGTGCGACCGGCGTGCACACCCATTCACCTCTGCCGGTACGGGCGGCGCTGGAGGGTGTCGCGGAGTCCGGGGACCCTCTGCCGGAGTTGGTCGTCGGCGACCACGGCTGGGTCTGCGGCGCAGGTCAGCTCGGTTTCGAGACCATCGGTCTGGCGGACACGGACGATCCGGCGCTGTTCGTCGGCGAGGCCGAGGGGTATGTCTCCGTCGTCGTGCCCCTCGATGACGCTGTGCGGTCCGATTACTACCAGCCGCTTACTCGCTATGTACTCAATCGAGCGTGTCTGTCACAGTAA
- a CDS encoding acetoin utilization protein AcuC: MSGRALLMWDEAVTKYDFGASHPMDPVRLALTMGLVRAYGLDREVDVVAGKPAGESTLRLVHREDYVAAVRSASGNPGAADPSYGLGTTDDPAFEGMHEVSALIAGQSVGAAEAVWRGEAPHAVNFAGGLHHAMPGAASGFCIYNDASLAIARLLELGAERVAYVDVDVHHGDGVQAAFWDDPRVLTISLHEHPRMLFPGTGWPEETGGPGEAEGSSVNVALPAGTGDEGWLRAFHAVVPELLADFRPQALVTQHGADTHFEDPLAHLAVSLDAQRLVQEACHALAHEHVEDGRWVALGGGGYAVVDVVPRSWTHLVGIAAHAPVDPESLIPSSWRDEAYARTRQLGPGRMTDGRTPTWRSWEDGYDPADRLDQAVLATRRAVFPLRGLLP; encoded by the coding sequence ATGAGCGGCCGCGCACTGTTGATGTGGGACGAAGCGGTAACGAAGTATGACTTCGGGGCCAGTCATCCGATGGATCCGGTACGGCTCGCGCTGACCATGGGGTTGGTACGAGCCTACGGGCTGGACCGCGAAGTGGACGTGGTGGCGGGCAAGCCCGCCGGCGAATCCACGCTGCGGCTCGTCCACCGCGAGGACTATGTGGCGGCCGTGCGGTCCGCGTCCGGGAATCCGGGTGCCGCTGACCCGTCGTACGGGCTGGGCACGACGGACGACCCGGCCTTCGAGGGCATGCACGAGGTGTCCGCGCTGATCGCGGGCCAGTCGGTTGGGGCGGCCGAGGCGGTGTGGCGGGGCGAGGCCCCGCACGCCGTGAACTTCGCCGGCGGGCTGCACCACGCCATGCCGGGTGCCGCCTCGGGCTTCTGCATCTACAACGACGCCTCGCTGGCGATCGCGCGCCTGCTGGAACTGGGGGCCGAGCGGGTCGCGTACGTCGATGTCGACGTGCATCACGGCGACGGTGTGCAGGCGGCCTTCTGGGACGACCCGAGGGTGCTGACGATCTCTCTGCACGAGCACCCCAGGATGCTCTTCCCGGGCACGGGATGGCCGGAGGAGACGGGCGGCCCGGGGGAGGCCGAGGGCTCCTCGGTGAACGTGGCCCTGCCCGCGGGGACCGGGGACGAGGGATGGCTGCGCGCGTTCCACGCCGTCGTACCCGAACTACTGGCGGACTTCCGGCCGCAGGCCCTCGTGACGCAGCACGGTGCGGATACGCACTTCGAGGACCCGCTGGCGCATCTTGCGGTGTCGCTGGACGCCCAGCGGCTGGTGCAGGAGGCCTGCCACGCGCTCGCCCACGAGCACGTGGAGGACGGGCGCTGGGTGGCCCTCGGCGGAGGCGGATACGCGGTCGTGGACGTCGTACCGAGGTCCTGGACCCATCTCGTCGGGATCGCGGCCCATGCCCCCGTGGACCCGGAGTCGTTGATCCCGTCCTCGTGGCGCGACGAGGCCTACGCGCGGACACGACAGTTGGGGCCCGGGCGGATGACGGACGGGCGGACTCCGACGTGGCGGTCCTGGGAGGACGGCTACGACCCGGCGGACCGGCTGGACCAGGCGGTGCTCGCGACCCGGAGGGCGGTCTTCCCGCTGCGGGGCCTGCTGCCCTGA
- a CDS encoding MFS transporter yields the protein MTDARLRHGRASLALSFFVQGVAFALLVTRIPAIQDRYGISDGLLPVFLAAVPILAGAGSVATEKIVARRPPGAVLRWSQPVVLLSLLAVGAGSRVWQVVLALGVFGLAVGALDASMNMLGVSLQQSYGRSIMLGFHAAYSFGGILGASLAWAAAHWDLPLVVSYLPVVLVLLPAALLGSRWYVDTPGPAFGNRSADVEGVGAALPFRLLLPLCMVMAFAYIGDSTVSNWSAKYLQDVLGSSEELATVPYNAYMVTTLFGRTVGDLGVRRFGAAAVVRCGTVLAAAGFAVVAAAPGPWAGLAGFTLLGLGLCVIVPQTFAAAGRRAVAHGGPGGSNAAVARLNVFNYVGFLIGAPLVGGLGDAWNYRGAMLVPMVLVLVTLLYARSFEPEPDRYGVDHERPRTVDVGRSGNEV from the coding sequence ATGACGGACGCGCGGTTGCGGCACGGTCGGGCCTCGTTGGCGCTGAGTTTCTTCGTGCAGGGCGTGGCCTTCGCTCTCCTGGTGACGCGGATACCGGCCATCCAGGACCGCTACGGGATATCCGATGGACTGCTGCCGGTCTTCCTGGCGGCCGTGCCGATCCTCGCCGGGGCCGGCAGTGTGGCGACCGAGAAGATCGTCGCGCGCCGTCCGCCGGGAGCGGTACTGCGTTGGTCGCAGCCGGTCGTGCTGCTCTCCCTGCTGGCAGTGGGCGCCGGCAGCAGGGTGTGGCAGGTTGTCCTGGCACTGGGAGTGTTCGGGCTCGCCGTCGGCGCACTGGACGCCTCGATGAACATGCTCGGCGTCAGCCTGCAGCAGTCGTACGGCCGCAGCATCATGCTCGGCTTCCACGCCGCTTACAGCTTCGGGGGAATTCTCGGTGCCTCCCTCGCCTGGGCGGCTGCCCACTGGGACCTGCCGCTCGTGGTGTCGTACCTGCCGGTGGTCCTCGTGCTGCTGCCCGCAGCGCTGCTCGGGAGCCGGTGGTACGTGGACACCCCCGGTCCGGCGTTCGGAAACCGCTCGGCGGATGTGGAGGGCGTTGGAGCCGCCTTGCCGTTCAGGCTGCTCCTGCCGCTGTGCATGGTGATGGCCTTCGCGTACATCGGGGATTCCACCGTGTCGAATTGGAGCGCGAAGTACCTCCAGGACGTGTTGGGGAGTTCGGAGGAGCTGGCGACGGTCCCGTACAACGCCTACATGGTGACCACGCTGTTCGGGCGGACCGTGGGAGATCTCGGGGTCCGGCGGTTCGGGGCAGCGGCGGTCGTGCGGTGCGGGACGGTCCTGGCCGCGGCCGGCTTCGCCGTGGTGGCGGCGGCGCCCGGACCGTGGGCGGGTCTCGCCGGTTTCACGCTGCTCGGTCTGGGCCTGTGCGTGATCGTGCCGCAGACGTTCGCCGCGGCGGGCCGGCGCGCTGTCGCGCACGGCGGCCCCGGGGGGAGCAACGCGGCTGTCGCACGGCTCAACGTCTTCAACTACGTGGGGTTCCTGATCGGGGCACCGTTGGTCGGAGGACTGGGGGACGCGTGGAACTACCGGGGAGCGATGCTCGTCCCGATGGTGTTGGTGCTCGTGACGTTGCTGTACGCCAGGTCGTTCGAGCCGGAGCCCGACCGATACGGTGTCGACCATGAGCGGCCGCGCACTGTTGATGTGGGACGAAGCGGTAACGAAGTATGA
- a CDS encoding HAD family hydrolase codes for MRYDLVIFDNDGVLVDSEPLSNTVLAEYLTELGHPTSYAESVRDYMGAAVHRVHDLVLERTGKRLPDDFDETLHARVFAAFERELTPVAGAVEVLGKLTADGMPYCVASSGSHERIRVGHRKTGLDTWFRAENVFSAQDVGRGKPAPDLFLHAAERMGVAPARCVVVEDSPFGVTAALAAGMDVYGFTAMTPAARLAGARGFFADMAELHGMLA; via the coding sequence ATGCGCTATGACCTTGTGATCTTCGACAATGACGGTGTCCTTGTGGACAGCGAGCCCCTGTCGAACACGGTCCTCGCCGAGTACCTCACCGAGTTGGGACATCCCACTTCCTACGCGGAATCCGTGCGCGACTACATGGGCGCCGCCGTGCACCGGGTGCATGACCTCGTCCTGGAGCGGACCGGGAAGCGGCTTCCCGACGACTTCGACGAGACGCTGCACGCCCGCGTGTTCGCTGCCTTCGAGCGTGAGTTGACGCCCGTCGCAGGGGCCGTCGAGGTACTGGGCAAGCTCACGGCCGACGGAATGCCGTACTGTGTCGCGTCCTCCGGGAGCCACGAACGCATCCGGGTCGGGCACCGCAAGACGGGGCTGGACACCTGGTTCCGCGCGGAGAACGTCTTCAGCGCCCAGGACGTGGGCCGCGGAAAGCCGGCACCGGATCTGTTCCTCCACGCCGCGGAGCGGATGGGCGTCGCACCCGCGCGATGCGTCGTGGTCGAGGACAGCCCCTTCGGAGTCACCGCGGCCCTGGCGGCGGGGATGGACGTGTACGGCTTCACCGCGATGACGCCGGCCGCGAGGCTCGCAGGGGCGCGTGGTTTCTTCGCCGACATGGCCGAGCTCCACGGAATGCTCGCCTGA
- the trpS gene encoding tryptophan--tRNA ligase encodes MTRTFSGVKPTGHLTLGNYLGAVRRWAETDQHRSDALFGIVDLHALTVEHDPARVRRLSRQAATLLLAAGLDPELCTVFVQSHVDEHARLSYLLECTATDGEMRRMIQYKEKGARARAVGESVRLSLLTYPVLMAADILAYATDEVPVGDDQAQHVELTRDLAMRFNQRYGHVFTVPKATHPQVAARVMDLQDPTSKMGKSTDGGAGIVYLLDDPDVVRRKIMRAVTDSGQDVVHDRESRPGVSNLLEILAACEGGNPEGLAGAYESYGALKKDTAEAVVELLRPLRERHAELAADPAYVDDVLRAGAARARGLARPLVDRAYRAIGLLPVC; translated from the coding sequence ATGACGCGGACCTTCAGCGGGGTCAAGCCGACGGGACATCTGACGCTGGGCAACTACCTCGGAGCCGTACGCCGGTGGGCGGAGACGGACCAGCACCGGTCGGACGCGCTGTTCGGCATCGTGGACCTGCACGCCCTCACCGTCGAGCACGATCCGGCGCGGGTTCGCAGACTCAGCCGGCAGGCGGCGACGCTGCTTCTGGCGGCGGGACTGGATCCGGAGCTCTGCACGGTGTTCGTGCAGAGTCATGTGGACGAGCACGCCCGGCTCTCCTACCTGCTCGAGTGCACCGCCACGGACGGCGAGATGCGGCGGATGATCCAGTACAAGGAGAAGGGCGCCCGCGCGCGGGCCGTGGGGGAGAGCGTGCGGCTCTCCCTGCTCACGTATCCGGTGCTGATGGCGGCGGACATCCTGGCGTACGCGACGGACGAGGTGCCGGTCGGTGACGACCAGGCGCAGCACGTGGAGCTGACGCGCGATCTGGCGATGCGGTTCAACCAGCGGTACGGGCACGTCTTCACGGTTCCGAAGGCCACCCATCCGCAGGTGGCCGCGCGCGTGATGGATCTGCAGGACCCGACGTCGAAGATGGGGAAGTCCACGGACGGCGGAGCGGGCATCGTCTATCTGCTCGACGATCCGGACGTGGTCCGCCGCAAGATCATGCGTGCCGTGACCGACAGCGGTCAGGACGTCGTCCACGACCGTGAGAGCCGGCCCGGCGTATCGAATCTGCTGGAGATCCTCGCGGCCTGCGAGGGCGGGAACCCGGAGGGGCTGGCCGGTGCGTACGAGTCGTACGGCGCGCTCAAGAAGGACACGGCCGAGGCGGTGGTGGAGCTGCTGAGGCCGCTCCGGGAGCGGCACGCGGAGCTGGCGGCCGATCCGGCGTATGTGGACGACGTGCTGAGGGCGGGGGCCGCGAGGGCTCGGGGGCTGGCCCGTCCTCTGGTGGATCGCGCCTATCGGGCGATCGGGCTGCTTCCGGTCTGCTGA
- a CDS encoding GlxA family transcriptional regulator: MAASTTATPQRIALLAFPGVRAFDVSVINEVWGVDRTDRGVPPFELRRAAADHAPVPMRGGLSLTPDRTLAWLRRADLVVVPGLDDHLTPAPSPVLDALRHAHDRGTPIAALCGGAFTLAQAGLLDGRRAITHWSLTHLLREHHPRVTVVPDALFLHDGNIWTSAGTAAGIDLCLHLVRITHGAEAAATIARSMVTAPFRTGTQAQFIEHPTPRADRDADALAAVRDYALAHLAEPHTVASLAARAGMSPRSFARHFQATSGTTPLHWLIAQRVAAAQKLLELTDHPIPEVARRTGFGSEVTMRQHFAGHLATSPRDYRTAFRQQTGSSPIAR; encoded by the coding sequence ATGGCGGCTTCGACGACAGCAACCCCCCAGCGCATCGCCCTCCTCGCCTTCCCGGGGGTACGGGCCTTCGACGTCTCCGTCATCAACGAGGTCTGGGGCGTCGACCGCACTGACCGCGGCGTACCCCCCTTCGAACTCCGCCGCGCCGCAGCCGACCACGCACCCGTACCCATGCGGGGCGGTCTGAGCCTCACCCCCGATCGCACCCTCGCCTGGCTCCGCCGCGCCGACCTCGTCGTCGTGCCCGGCCTCGACGACCATCTCACCCCCGCCCCCTCGCCGGTCCTCGACGCCCTCCGCCACGCCCACGACCGGGGCACTCCGATCGCCGCACTCTGCGGAGGCGCCTTCACCCTCGCCCAGGCGGGCCTCCTCGACGGCCGTCGTGCGATCACCCACTGGAGCCTCACGCACCTCCTCCGCGAGCACCATCCCCGGGTCACCGTCGTCCCCGACGCACTCTTCCTCCACGACGGCAACATCTGGACCTCCGCCGGCACCGCTGCCGGAATCGATCTGTGCCTCCATCTCGTCCGCATCACCCACGGCGCCGAAGCCGCCGCCACCATCGCCCGCTCGATGGTCACCGCGCCCTTCCGCACGGGAACCCAGGCCCAGTTCATCGAGCACCCCACACCGCGGGCCGATCGAGACGCCGACGCTCTCGCCGCCGTCCGCGACTACGCCCTCGCCCACCTCGCCGAGCCGCACACCGTCGCGTCACTCGCCGCCCGCGCAGGCATGTCGCCCCGCTCCTTCGCCCGTCACTTCCAGGCCACCAGCGGAACCACCCCTCTCCACTGGCTGATCGCCCAGCGGGTGGCAGCCGCTCAGAAGCTCCTCGAGCTCACCGATCACCCCATCCCCGAAGTCGCCCGCCGCACGGGATTCGGCAGCGAGGTGACCATGCGCCAGCACTTCGCCGGCCACCTCGCCACCAGCCCGCGCGACTACCGGACAGCCTTCCGTCAGCAGACCGGAAGCAGCCCGATCGCCCGATAG
- a CDS encoding cysteine hydrolase family protein, translating into MEIAENAALVVVDVQKAFEEEDFWGRRNNPGADENIAALIDAWQTSGRPVVFVRHDSSKPGSPLRRGHAGNEFKDYVEQRRGKGAGPELLVTKTVNSAFYGTPDLGAWFGSHGVRQFVVAGIQTNMCAETTARMGGNLGYEVLFALDATYTFDLVGPFGWSLGADELARATAVSLHGGGFATVVATEELVAAAGK; encoded by the coding sequence ATGGAGATCGCGGAGAACGCAGCGCTGGTGGTCGTCGATGTGCAGAAGGCATTCGAGGAGGAGGACTTCTGGGGGCGGCGGAACAACCCGGGGGCGGACGAGAACATCGCCGCACTGATCGATGCGTGGCAGACGAGCGGCCGTCCGGTCGTGTTCGTACGGCATGACTCGTCGAAGCCGGGGTCGCCGCTGCGGCGGGGCCACGCCGGCAACGAGTTCAAGGACTACGTGGAGCAGCGGAGGGGGAAGGGAGCGGGACCGGAGTTGCTGGTGACGAAGACCGTGAACTCGGCGTTCTACGGGACCCCGGACCTGGGGGCATGGTTCGGTTCCCACGGGGTGCGTCAGTTCGTGGTGGCCGGGATCCAGACCAACATGTGCGCGGAGACCACGGCGCGGATGGGCGGGAACCTGGGGTACGAGGTGCTGTTCGCGCTGGATGCGACGTACACCTTCGACCTCGTGGGCCCGTTCGGCTGGAGCCTGGGGGCCGATGAGCTGGCACGGGCCACCGCCGTGTCGCTGCACGGGGGCGGGTTCGCGACGGTGGTCGCGACGGAGGAGCTGGTGGCAGCCGCCGGGAAGTGA